From one Mesoplodon densirostris isolate mMesDen1 chromosome 19, mMesDen1 primary haplotype, whole genome shotgun sequence genomic stretch:
- the LOC132480524 gene encoding metallothionein-4: MDPGECTCMSGGTCTCGDNCKCTTCSCKTCKKSCCPCCPPGCAKCAQGCTCKGASDKCSCCH; this comes from the exons ATGGACCCTGGGGAATGTACCTGCATGTCTG GAGGAACCTGCACCTGCGGAGACAACTGCAAATGCACAACCTGCAGCtgtaaaacatgtaaaaaaa GCTGCTGTCCttgctgccccccgggctgcgcCAAGTGTGCCCAGGGCTGCACCTGCAAAGGGGCCTCGGACAAGTGCAGCTGCTGCCACTGA